GTTGACCTGCATTATTTCCATTTGTTCAATTAATTCCCTATTTTGATTCACCGTTTCATTGTAGCGCGGCATGGAAACAATGTTGGGTTTCTCCTCAGATGGAGGGTACAAGGGATCCTTGGGAGGAAAAGGCATCCCTTGAATTTCAGCCACCGATTTTACCCATGCAGTTTAGGCTTCATAAGTAGCCCAATCTTTTTGGCCAAAGTGCCTCTTACCCTTTCGGCGAACTGTTTTCCAGGCTTGCACCATTTCCTCTAGCTTACCTGAATCGGTGGTCAGATGGTAGAACATGAGATCATCGACTTCTTTCTTTTCAAGGGGACTCACGAAAGCATATCCAAACGTCCTTCTAGCCAATACGGGGTTATAATTGATTCCTCCTCTTAGTCCCATGAGAGGCACATTGCCGAATTTTCCGCAGCCCATAATAATCTCTGCGTCATCCAACGATCTATTATACCAGACAATGTCTTTGGCTACCAGCCCCATGATTCTGTCAGCCCACCTCGATGTGTGCCTATTGTCAACAAAAGGACCACGCTCAGGAAGGTGAGATCTAAACCAACGGTACAATAACAGAGCGCAACACTGGACCAACCCCCCTTTTCGGCCATTTCTGTGATGTATTGAGTGGTAAACGTCGCCTAGGAGCGTAGGAACTGGATTCTTCAGAATAAAGATATGGATTACATTTATGTCAACAAAATTGACCACATTCGGAAACATTGCTATGCCATAGATACTCAAGGCCATGATAGCTTTATATGTGTCCCATTCCTTAGCCACAATGGCGTCATAAGCAGTCTGAACCAAGAACTCCAAGTGGAACCCTTGACAATTTCCTTTGTCTTTGAGGTTTGCCTCCACAACCgatttgctcaaataaagagcctttgCAATTTCAAGAGAAGTGGGAGCTTTCATCGTACTATGGTATGGTATCTGCTCTTTGATGGAGATGCCAAGAAAAAGAGAGTATTCTTTCAAGGTAGGAACTAAGTGATAGTCAGGAAATGTGAAACAACAGAGAGAAGGATTGTAGAACTAGAGTAAAGTGTGAACTCCGTCCCCCTCGTACTTGGTAAATAGTGTCTTGAGAAAATAGAGAATTCTCCCAtaatcttgtttgaacttggtcAACTCATCTAGTGTAATCTGATTTTCCAACCCCTTGAGAGAATCCAGATTCGAATGCGGGAAGGTGCAGGAGTAGGTATTCTTTCTGCCAGGCTTCATCTTTGGGAACAATGTGCTGatcggagacaaagccaaaaaatcctgaaaataaatgaaacatgcatgttaaatgatatggtggAATTCATTTCGTTTAAGGAGAGTCCCAAAGTCTTCCAATCTGTTTCTTTACATCCgtttcttttcttccttttttttgaaatgctttgttgttttttttctttttctttttttgaaacaGCCTTTGGGACTCTTCCATAACGAAATAAAGTGGATATACTAGTGATGGGATGTGATATGTGTGCAATGTGATGAGAGACTGATTCTCTCGCATATATGGATATCTTGGTTATACTGAATGTAACAGGTTCAAAAgtccggcttcagattgcaatagaaatccgggtatgatgaaggctagtatcctgtcccaccccaatctcacgggtatgaattctagacacggacaagtggttccTAATGGCCACCAGGGATAAcgattcccatggggtacaatgtGTTAGAGGCACAAAcgtgccagacacaatgttccatgaaTGAACCTCGCCTGgtcgtggtaccccatgtcaagctcgatcgtatcaAACGCTACGGGAGTTGACATGGGCATTCACACTAATCCTATCTATCACTGGCTTGgttagtgggccttttacctcacacaaaccctcACATGCAAAACAAATcaggaaaaatatgtggcccccacggggacccataatatagtccagatgcatgcggaaagtaaacatgatatgcaagcgggaaatagacatgatatgcaaacatatacaagatgtaaacatataaacaaataaataaacacccaataaaagaaacaaaaaaagtctaggatcgactcgctaagaatggaccagcataGGTCTATCAAGTAATtgagtgtcctaaatcaaatgcAAAATCATCATGGCatcacacaaaaatattcacaagaagttaccaaagtatcgcatgagtcgttacttaacaattagcgaaccaACATcgaatagtaaaaataaaaagcaAATGAACACATGGCCTAAGCTCGAGGTAAGTAGAATTACATTGTATTTATAGTtctaatatcctatgttaatcctTATGAATCAATTAGATTGAAGCAATACCAAAATCCTAGTGAAAACTAaacgaaattaggtcaaaactagttagtaagttCAAATGGTGAGTGAAGTTagaaatcgtatcttttttcaaGATGAGACatctgatgccttctttgggctcgagtgctcaaaaaatgatttttcttctgttccgaccaaactttttattgtttccaaagtaggaaaaggaaaaaagctgcaataaccttaaaagtgtgggagagattccgggtaagagggttggttatacgaagggaaggtattagcacccaacgtatttatagtactctataggtttctttgctatgtttttcattctatgttatggtggaggttcttgtgaaataggtgtgacctaaggtgtttgtttgattatgctcgcaaatatcgtcgcgatcctctgcatacatatcccttagagggaatcaaagcatctgtagctcgaggtctacgggtgctaagctttaagtggtttgagagagaagttttgctcgccaaggatacgaccttgtgcctatgtattctcaaagggatgttgagaaagtcagagcaatcgtagttcccacttatgctagtggaagcaaaggataagagacaaatgtcatcttaatgttcgatgtatctaatctatatcatcacaaacatctgtttgttttgtttgaaaatattttcattataagccctgggctgtaccacttatggcgcttagaatgataaagatgtttttttttgttttaaccagccttgtggcaaaaactttctatgaagtcagccttgtgacaaaaagttttgattaatcagccagccttgtggcaaaagtttcaatgaagtacCCCttatgacaaaaactttgattaatcagccagtatggtggcaaaacggtttgattgattagccagccttgtggcaaaaaggagttttattgattagccagccttgtggcaaaaaagtttgattgattgattgtttgtgatgatatagaagagatactcctatcatagagatgataaatgtctaatctcctagggtttttgttttggatattgggggatgcttataagaagcccgtgggtccttgtacgaagcccaagaggaggctatccgagggtccttgcattgtaagcccaagaggaggctatgggatggacaatccagggtccttgcattgtaagcccaagaggaggctatgggagggacaagtcgtttgtacaaagcccaaggggaggcatggtatagttggtttgagctcttagagcgatttcaccgagaaaccatactctatgtcctaacctaaactagggagattctttgcacgaagcccaataggaggctatggggaacctagtgttgtactaagttgaacaagtatatataacacaatcacaaatatgaacaagtacgaacaaatatgaacaagtagatgaacaaatatgaacagttatatgaacagttatatatgacaaagtgtgtgtatataatggagtttatgaaggaaatatacctgtaagcatgatccatttgtatacacgggggcttgggacttatacctacatggaggcccatgtttttttgggaagatttaaagaaaaccttcatttttgatttgttattcgaagttaaaaatcaaattgatcgaggtatgtacaaaaaagtgtacaattaaatacctaatttcatgtacgggaatgggacttatacctacatggaggcccaggttttattttctaaaacatggttgattgttctGTTAAAAAGAGGTTtgtcgtttgaaaacagtttgacagttttgaaagaagtttactgtttcaaagaaaaaggaaagggacttaaactctctaatattcgagaggcccagtgtgattttgaagaaaaccctaatttttgatcTTGTCActcgagggtttaaatcaatttgatcgaagtataaaaagataggtatatttataatgaaaaacCAAAATTTTTACAAAGGAATGGggcttataccataagggatgcccaagtttgttttgaaaatcgattgattaatccaaaaagatttaatcaaaagtttttttgaaaggagaaccaaaaagAGATGGTTTTGAAAGCGATTTGTTTTGAAAAGCGTCGAtcgtttgttttgaagttttgaaagaaatcaacttaattaaggaaaacacaaagattatacttaattaatacctaaatgattagggtttgatcacaaaatatttacaagtgattaggtttgaaaaatcaaatgaaaaacaatatttaaagtattttaaaaacaattaaaaatatgtcattttaaacttaataaaaaatgtattaaataaaaaaatttttgtgatttttttttatattcataaaatacatatataaaataagaagtgtgtaaaaaatgaataaaaaatgagttaatttgataggttaaaataattgttgaagttgtgaagaaaaataagaaaaatagtgtttaaaaaaaggttttggtccctaagggtgttgaacccacgccctgaggttcactactcaaaacaacaaccaacttagctgcgcgcgcagcttgttagtgGCACACGTTCCATTCAATATattgaaaaacaaacatttgaaatttatgaacaaaaaatggcgccaagaacacatccctattctgattttgaatttttctgaaactgaaccaatttgatcaagtgaatagcctatgtTGCTCGAtatttcacaaggaacatgatggtatcctcataattcatttatttcctctctaagatcatcaattttctggaaatcgtcaagaaccctaattctatgatttaatttgaaatcgtgtatgtgcaagttatgatgcaattgattgagggttaacgatccatatgtatgcagaaacatgatggtaaaccagtttttcatttatgatgcatgaatgatagagtttgaagttcaaagcacttacctcaaaaacttgcaaaactggaaattgaaatcgtgccaagaggtgttacagatgttgcttctctatctggacagcttcaatggaccttatggaaggtgtttgaatgcctggaatgaactggaaacctcttgatcaatctatggtacccgatctgcagtatggctcaagtgaggatctagcttgatgattttgatgtttcagatcatggatgatggttggaacagttcatatgaagtatatggatgatgtttagaaggttagtttggacagaattggctcggtgtggattttggcatgataaagctctctttatgcaaacatggaagTGATGTAGTGATTTTggaatttaggtgtttttggagtgtgtgaggggatcaagcacatcccatatgatgtttatgagttgttggaagcattactttggccagaacttcaagggtttagaggttgagatttctacctctttgaaacttaagaaacttgcaattcaagaaagaaagagaaaacctatcttttgtgaggttttggtatgatttgaagagtggaaatgacctctatttataggccaaggattctgaatgcagagctttgcaagttgatcaaagaatggtgatttggcatttggagataaaatggaatctttacatttaatgcaaatggttaaaagtgactaaaccatggttaaatctccaAGCTTcatatcctcttccattctgatcttcaaatcagaaaatatctctcaattattgcattgatgcatcattacttgcattataggtcatatagtattgaaacttagtgaaaatggtttgaaatttcaagtgaaaatgatcactaaatgcataactcaaaaccatagctatgctccatattttttcatgctcttggacattttggaaagctcatattacacacttcaaaaccctagttgaaagtttcttcaagacctttaaggaaatgggtgaaaaagttccatgaactttgaagaaagtgagatttttagtgaaattttcaaaagataccaactttgaagctccatatctcttaaatggttgatcttttggaaaatcattttatgtgacaaagttgtttattggatcaatatctacaactttcttgttggaagtttttttcagtttgtaggtgaaattttgagttattcccttccaaagtttggaaaaaatcattgaaaaacacttagaaaatttttctaagtataaaagtcaacctttgactttttgattcgtgattaattttcttgatttttcttgatcaaatgacttcatatatcatatattgatgatttaaaatttcaaaagtcatggttgaccaaaattccccaaaagtcaatggtgattttgtacagttgactttttcagacgaatcgcgtttctggagatttcaaatgaaccaggctatcctcaccaaatgagtggtatgaatggatcacattgagttattggaggaccttgatccatggtttaagttgtggcatcatgttctgattaaaaagtcagttgttcaagtgaattaggtcaaaaaccctagttgtcaaccctgatgaaattgatgactatggatcttgaattgagacacaatttccattggatattgtcatagggattatttgaagatgattgaaacctttgattgactccctggggatttttagggtttcccaaatgtgatccctgatttcagtccctaatagttcaaaaccctaatctgatgatttgaaatttcactgttgatcaatccttgtgtaggagatgtcttgagccaatggattaggtcaaaatgatgcacttggggtcttgaggtcatgtcccaagtcattaggtcaagtcCTGAGccaaagtcaggagtatgctatctttagtcaaaaccctaatcaggttggttcagagcctttgagcttgtagaaatgaatctctgaggaccaaatgttgattgttgatgaagattattcatttgagatgaagagaGAACAAAACCCTGATTGtttgtttcttgcactgatgagtgatttctcaattaaaccctgctgagtcacaaataacaaacacaagctatgcaatttgttagagatgcaaatgatgcatatgctatgatatgaggtggtatattaggtcaaaaattggggtatgacagatgcccctatttaagtttcttcaacctgagacatgaagattgaaaatcttcgtttagatagggtggaagagacttaaatatcagaagacgcaaattttggacctaagataccaaaattgcgaatgatgcaaggatatctttaccgaggggatatcaagaactgaatcCACTGAggacaagagattgggaaggatgtctcaatccgttttaggaagagaatccgtttcttttcgggaaagcaagtgtatgcttcaccgtggaatgatagctttgtaagaaaagcttacctatcgacattatcgactatctgtacagggatagacttgttaataatgcgaaggtgaaaggtatgaaacttcattaccgactatcagcatggtgatagacttgacatggtaaaaagagtttcaaaggttaggttaatattaccgactatcagcatggtgatagacatgttaaataatataactagAACAAAAGGTTACTGACTATCAGTCTTGTGATAGCAGTTTTGAAGacgtgatcaattatcagccgagtgataaaaagatcctggagactttgctagggaaattactggttattcagccttgtgaacagtaataaggccctgattgtcaaatggtcttcatgattgatttcctagagaggaaaaatcttttgaaagagaaacatgaactgctcagatgatgaggctattgtttatggttcaacttttctcgcctctatttgaggaatcggaatttgaatctctggtaaagacaaggttctaaccagtgaatgaattggaaagaaacagtcaaacaagactttgtacccatgaggaatgaactcaactggggattttctcctttattttgagaggaaaaactaaagcaaccttcttccacgagggatgatctcagtggggaactggagaaagaagatgttatttctgcttatgggtgacaacctactggagagatgacacgcccatacctgttttgtttttttttcttttttcttcttttttctctttttttctcttcttcttttttgggatagatatatcctaaacaagtgaatattgaaaaaatgcaagaatgcataaatgatgcaaatatgtatgaatgatgaatgtcatgaatgtagcatgcatgctgacgatactgacagacagggAAGTATATACtagagaaggaccgacgtcgcaatacaaccagatacttggcaaatgtttttcaacacggtgcagataacacgggtgatgaatggtgttgcatgctttcaacctctctggggaagataagcatcttttctcattgagatggaagaaccttttcactggagatggaaaatcttcctcactggggataaaagaccctcTTCActgggatagaagagcttcttcactggggatagaagagcttttcctatcataatctttgattcatcctatggagatagctgttgatgttccttctgttgttcaccactcaaaggaaggtttcgcttttattttgaaaaaagaaagtaaaatcaCTTAAAGcttcttttctttcaaaattgaataacacaattaaagcgtcattttgcaagctaaaagaaattagagattgcaaacaaatgggcacaaggctcaaatttatttaataggatggaaatcagctaaaggcgtgattccatggagtatttacaaaagttggaaatggtaattatgcggaaaaggctacattgaaagcaataaccactattctccctaacaactttgagttccaactgtgcttgtcgcttcagattggcaatgatttgtttgaagaccctttgatgaaaaagactcctcaggcgacgaagtacggactgatgcagttactttgtcaaaaatccttaatttttgcctagattgccctttcaggttttcaatctaccaggatgaattttttctgtttattgtctctaatttttgcctggaccgccctttcgggttttcagtccaccgagacgctcattttttcctaagtcgccctttgcgggttttcgacttaccgagctgttcttttgtcttttttagacaaagtatttcttgactacatcagcattgaCATGacgtgggagttcatcaccatccatggttgtaagagtcatggcgccgccagaaaatgttcttttgacaacatacgggccttcgtaattaggagaccatttgcccctggaatctggttgaaaagacaagatctttttaagcatgaggtcgccttcttgaaattcacgaggtcgaaccttttttttgaaagcttgtttcatccttgcttggtataactgtccatggcatagagcagtcatacgtttttcttcgattaaattcaactgatcgtatctgctttgacaccattcagcctctgataacttagtctccatgaggactctcattgatggtatttcaacttccacggggagcacagcttccatgccgtatactagagaaaagggagttgcccctgtttaagtatgcactgaagtacggtacccatgtaaagcaaatggcagcatttcatgccagtctttgtaagtgacgaccattttctaaacgatcttcttaatgttcttgttagcggcttcgacGGTGCCATTCATTTCTGGTCTGTAAgaagaagagttatgatgctcaatcttgaattcctcacacaattctttcatcatcttgttgtttaagtttgaaccattgtcagtaatgatcttgctgggaacaccatatcggcaaatgatgttattcttgataaacctcacaaccacttgtcttgtaacattggcgtaagatactgcttcgacccatttggtgaagtaatcaattgctaccaagatgaaacgatgactgTTTGAAGCTTTCAGtttgatcattccaatcatgttgataccccacatggagaaaggccacggagatgagagaacgttgagtagagtcggtggcacatggatcttatctgcgtagatctggcacttgtgacatctcttcacgtgtttataacagtctgattccattgtcaaccaatagtatcctgctcttaagattttcttggacattgcatgcccatttgaatgagttccaaagtacccttcatgcacttcatagCACGTCTtctttcaggaagaaactgctagaaagtctccttagagttttcttatctttgtttgatgccccaagcgggtactcttgagtttgaaggaagcgtttgatgtcatGGAACCATggcttatcatcgatgactgcttcagttgcaaacacataggcgggcctttcaaggcgtgtaattctgactttgggcatatcgttccaatgactgactttgaacatggaagatatagtacccaaggcgtctgccattcgattctgatctcgagatATATGATGAAAttccaccttgttgaagaaagtcaacagacgtcttgcataatctctgtaaggaatcaagccagggtagTAAGTTTCTCATTTgtgtttgatttggttgatcacaagggctgaatctccttatatgtcgaggatcttgatccttaagtcaatggcttcttcgagacccatgatacaagcttcatattctacgatgttgttggtacaatcaaatagtaatctggcggagaacgggatatgagtacccttgggagtgatgatgattgccccaattccattgccaaaagcgttcactgctccatcgaaaattaggccccatcttgatctaGGATTAGGACCTTCTTCAAGTAACGGtttgtcacaatctttcattttcaagtacaagacatcttcatcaggaaagtcaaacttgagagattgatattcattaattggttgatgcgccaggtgatcggcgagaatgcttcctttgaccgctttttgagcacggtactcaatgtcatactcatataacagcatttgccatcgggcaatccttcctgttaaggcagccTTTttaaagacatacttgatcggatccattttggagattaaccaagtagtattgttgatcatgtattggcggagacgttttgaagcccaggccaaagcacaacatgttttttcgagcatggagtaacgagactcacagtctgtgaatttcttactcaagtaatagatggcatgctccttcttgccggtttcatcttgctgtccaagcatacaacccatggattcttctaacacagtaaggtacatgattaatggtcttccttcaactggaggaatcaatattggtggttctaacaggtactccttgatactgtcgaacgctttctggcaatcttcagtccatacaaccccttgatctttgcggagaatcttgaaaattggcccacaagtagcagtcatttgagagataaatatggagatatagttcaatcgtccgagaaatcctcttacttgctttttagtttttggtgcaggcatctcttgaatagctctgactttgttgggatctacttcaatacctctttggctgacaatgaaacccaaaagCTTTCCAGATCTAatcccaaaagtacatttgttaggattcaagcggagctgatatttccttagtcgttgaaacaacttcaaaaggtattcaatatgttcttcttccgtgctggacttggctatcatctCGTCcatataaacttcaatttctttatgcatcatgtcatgaaagagagtagtcattgccctttggtaagttgcgcctgcattctttaatccaaacggcattactttgtagcaaaaggtaccccatggggtgatgaaaggtgtcttctccatgtcttcaggagccatcttgatctgattataaccggagaatccgtccatgaaggaaaagacgttgaacttagcggtgttatcaaccagcatgtcgatatgtggtaatggaaagtcatcttttggactggccttgttcaagtcacggtagtcaacacacattctgactttgccatctttcttcgaaactggcactatgttggccaaccattgaggatactctgaggtgacaagaaaacctgcgtcgagttgtttttgaacttccactttgatcttgttagccatatcagggtgagtccttcgtaatttctgcttaactggtggacattctggtttcaatggcaggaa
The Vicia villosa cultivar HV-30 ecotype Madison, WI linkage group LG6, Vvil1.0, whole genome shotgun sequence genome window above contains:
- the LOC131613762 gene encoding uncharacterized protein LOC131613762 produces the protein MKAPTSLEIAKALYLSKSVVEANLKDKGNCQGFHLEFLVQTAYDAIVAKEWDTYKAIMALSIYGIAMFPNVVNFVDINVIHIFILKNPVPTLLGDVYHSIHHRNGRKGGLVQCCALLLYRWFRSHLPERGPFVDNRHTSRWADRIMGLVAKDIVWYNRSLDDAEIIMGCGKFGNVPLMGLRGGINYNPVLARRTFGYAFVSPLEKKEVDDLMFYHLTTDSGKLEEMVQAWKTVRRKGKRHFGQKDWATYEA